The Impatiens glandulifera chromosome 3, dImpGla2.1, whole genome shotgun sequence genome contains a region encoding:
- the LOC124930101 gene encoding uncharacterized mitochondrial protein AtMg00810-like, giving the protein MGELSFFLGLQVRQLEGGSLFNKAKYTKELLKKFGMRSCYAALTSMSSSLKLDKDEDGQSVDSTAYRGIIVSLLYLTSSMSDILLVVGVYYVGCKVDMKNTSGTCQFFGDRLVSGYSKKQTSIATTMTEAEYLAAGSCCAQLLWIQQ; this is encoded by the exons atgggtgaGCTAAGTTTCTTCTTgggccttcaagttcgtcaacttgaaggaGGCTCCTTATTCAATAAGGCGAAGTACAcaaaggagcttctaaagaagttcGGCATGAGGAGCTGCTATGCTGCCTTAACATCAATGAGCTCGTCTCTCAAGCTtgataaagatgaagatggtcaaagcGTTGACAGCACTGCCTATCGAGGGATTATCGTCTCCCTACTCTATCTAACATCAAGCATGTCAGATATACTACTCGTTGTTGGCGTTT ACTATGTAGGTTGTAAGGTGGACATGAAGAATACCagtggaacatgccaattctttGGTGATCGCCTTGTCTCCGGgtatagcaagaaacagacttCTATAGCAACCACAATGACTGAAGCGGAATATCTAGCTGCTGGGAGCTGCTGTGCTCAGTTGTTGTGGATTCAACAATAA